One part of the Schistocerca piceifrons isolate TAMUIC-IGC-003096 chromosome 7, iqSchPice1.1, whole genome shotgun sequence genome encodes these proteins:
- the LOC124804765 gene encoding ER membrane protein complex subunit 3, with translation MAELVLDSNIRFWVFLPIVVITFLFGVLRHYVSILLASQKKPELQQVQDSQVMIRARLLRENGKYLPKQSFLMRRHFFNNEETGYFKTQKRAPVSQNPMTDPSMMTDMLKGNITNVIPMIMIGGWINLMFSGFVTTKVPFPLTLRFKPMLQRGIELVSLDASWVSSASWYFLNVFGLRSIYTLVLGENNAADQARHLQDQMSGAAMAMPPDPKGAFKAEWEALEICEHHWALSNIENDLVESVTYGESDS, from the coding sequence ATGGCGGAGCTAGTGTTAGATTCGAATATAAGATTTTGGGTATTTCTGCCGATCGTTGTTATCACGTTTTTGTTTGGTGTATTGAGGCACTATGTTTCTATTCTTTTGGCGTCTCAAAAGAAACCGGAGCTCCAGCAAGTTCAGGACAGTCAAGTTATGATACGAGCACGACTTTTGAGAGAAAACGGAAAATATTTGCCGAAGCAGTCGTTCCTCATGCGACGGCACTTTTTCAACAACGAAGAAACTGGTTACTTCAAAACTCAAAAGCGAGCTCCTGTGTCACAAAATCCGATGACTGATCCCAGCATGATGACAGACATGCTTAAGGGCAATATAACCAATGTAATTCCAATGATAATGATTGGCGGTTGGATAAATTTAATGTTCTCAGGATTTGTCACTACCAAGGTACCATTTCCACTGACACTGCGTTTCAAGCCAATGTTGCAGAGAGGTATAGAGCTTGTCAGTTTAGACGCATCATGGGTTTCATCAGCTTCGTGGTATTTTCTGAATGTTTTTGGACTGCGGAGCATTTACACTTTAGTACTCGGCGAAAACAACGCAGCCGATCAAGCACGCCACCTTCAAGATCAGATGTCGGGTGCTGCAATGGCAATGCCGCCAGATCCGAAAGGAGCCTTCAAAGCTGAATGGGAAGCACTGGAAATTTGTGAACATCACTGGGCTTTAAGCAACATAGAGAATGATCTTGTAGAGAGTGTTACGTACGGAGAAAGTGATTCGTGA